One Salvia splendens isolate huo1 chromosome 22, SspV2, whole genome shotgun sequence DNA segment encodes these proteins:
- the LOC121787310 gene encoding alpha-glucan phosphorylase, H isozyme-like: MADTVKANGSVTDRVKILEKIPPVANPQATEPAEIASNIKYHAHYSPHFSPYKFEPEQAFYATAESVRDQLIKQWNDTYSHYHGVNPKQTYYLSMEYLQGRALTNAVGNLDVQDAYANALKQLGYALEEITEQEKDAALGNGGLGRLASCFLDSMATLSLPAWGYGLRYRYGLFKQLMTKTGQEEIAEDWLEKFSPWEIPRHDVVFPIRFFGQVEVNPNGSRKWIGGEVIQAVAYDVPIPGYKTKNTNSLRLWEAKARAEDFNLFEFNDGKYESAALLHSRAQQICAVLYPGDATEDGKLLRLKQQYFLCSASLQDIITRFKERLGGKDKIQWSEFPSKVAVQLNDTHPTLSIPELMRLLMDDEDLGWDEAWDITNRTIAYTNHTVLPEALEKWSQAVMWKLLPRHMEIIEEIDKRFIKMIQSKKPELEGKISDLRVLDSNPQKPVVRMANLCVVSAHTVNGVAQLHSDILKAELFSDYVKVWPTKFQNKTNGITPRRWLKFCNPELSSIITKWLKTDQWVNNLDLLVNLRQFADSSELQAEWESAKLASKQRLANYVLQVTGVSIDPNSLFDIQIKRIHEYKRQLLNILGAVYRYKKLKEMSPEECEKTTPRTIMIGGKAFATYTNAKRIVKLVSDVGAVVNTDPEVNAFLKVVFVPNYNVSVAEVLIPGSELSQHISTAGMEASGTSNMKFALNGCLIIGTLDGANVEIREEIGQDNFFLFGATADEVPGLRKEREQGLFKPDPRFEEAKQFIKSGAFGSYDYSPLLDSLEGNSGFGRGDYFLVGYDFPSYMDAQARVDEAYKDRKKWTKMSILSTAGSGKFSSDRTIGQYAKEIWKIDECRLP, encoded by the exons ATGGCAGATACAGTGAAGGCGAATGGTAGTGTGACTGATAGGGttaagattttggagaagattCCACCGGTTGCGAATCCGCAGGCCACAGAGCCGGCTGAAATTGCTTCTAATATCAAATATCATGCTCACTACAGCCCTCACTTTTCTCCCTACAAGTTTGAGCCGGAGCAAGCGTTCTATGCTACGGCAGAAAGCGTCCGCGATCAGCTGATCAAG CAATGGAACGACACATATAGCCATTATCACGGAGTCAATCCTAAGCAAACATACTATCTATCCATGGAATATCTCCAAGGTCGAGCTTTGACCAATGCAGTTGGAAACCTAGATGTGCAAGATGCATATGCTAATGCTTTGAAGCAACTCGGTTATGCACTTGAGGAAATAACAGAACAG GAAAAGGATGCTGCACTTGGTAATGGTGGTCTTGGAAGGCTTGCTTCTTGCTTCCTTGACTCAATGGCTACTTTGAGCTTACCTGCTTGGGGATATGGTTTGAGGTACAGATATGGTCTATTCAAGCAACTGATGACCAAAACAGGCCAAGAGGAAATTGCTGAAGATTGGTTGGAG AAGTTCAGTCCTTGGGAAATTCCTAGACATGATGTAGTCTTCCCTATAAGATTTTTCGGTCAAGTTGAAGTCAATCCTAATGGCTC ACGAAAATGGATCGGTGGAGAGGTCATACAAGCTGTTGCATATGATGTACCAATTCCCGGCTATAAAACAAAGAACACAAACAGCCTTCGTCTCTGGGAAGCCAAAGCTAGGGCTGAGGACTTCAATTTATTTGAGTTCAATGATGGAAAATATGAATCTGCAGCATTGCTTCATTCAAGGGCTCAGCAG ATATGTGCTGTTCTGTATCCTGGAGATGCTACTGAAGATGGCAAACTTTTACGACTGAAGCAGCAGTATTTCCTGTGTAGTGCATCACTTCAG GACATCATTACTAGATTTAAGGAGAGATTAGGCGGAAAAGATAAGATCCAGTGGTCTGAGTTCCCTTCTAAGGTCGCTGTACAACTGAATGACACACATCCAACTCTTTCAATACCGGAGCTGATGCGCCTTTTAATGGATGATGAAGACCTTGGATGGGACGAAGCTTGGGATATAACCAACAG GACAATAGCTTATACAAACCATACAGTTCTGCCTGAGGCTCTGGAGAAATGGTCACAGGCTGTCATGTGGAAGCTTCTTCCACGCCATATGGAAATTATTGAAGAAATCGATAAGAGG TTTATCAAAATGATTCAGTCAAAAAAACCTGAGCTTGAAGGAAAAATTTCTGATCTGCGTGTATTGGATAGCAACCCACAAAAACCAGTTGTGCGAATGGCTAACTTGTGTGTTGTTTCGGCTCATACG gTGAATGGAGTTGCACAGCTGCATAGTGACATCTTAAAGGCTGAGTTGTTCTCTGATTATGTCAAAGTATGGCCTACCAAATTTCAGAACAAAACCAATGGTATAACTCCCCGCCGATGGCTCAAATTTTGCAACCCGGAGCTTAGTAGTATCATCACCAAATGGTTAAAAACCGATCAATGGGTTAATAATCTCGACCTATTGGTGAATCTACGGCAA TTTGCCGACAGTTCAGAACTCCAAGCCGAGTGGGAATCAGCTAAATTGGCAAGCAAACAGCGGTTGGCAAATTACGTGCTTCAGGTCACTGGTGTTAGCATTGACCCGAATTCACTTTTTGATATCCAAATCAAACGGATCCATGAGTACAAAAGGCAGTTGTTAAACATTTTGGGTGCTGTTTATAGGTACAAGAAATTGAAG GAAATGAGCCCAGAAGAATGTGAAAAGACAACACCTCGTACCATCATGATCGGAGGAAAAGCTTTTGCAACATATACAAATGCTAAAAGAATTGTTAAGCTAGTAAGCGATGTTGGGGCTGTTGTGAACACTGATCCAGAAGTCAATGCCTTTTTAAAG GTTGTTTTTGTGCCCAATTACAATGTCTCTGTGGCTGAGGTGCTTATTCCAGGAAGTGAACTATCACAGCATATAAGTACAGCTGGTATGGAGGCAAGTGGCACGAGTAACATGAAATTCGCTCTCAATGGATGCCTCATTATCGGAACTCTAGACGGAGCTAATGTTGAGATCAGAGAAGAAATCGGTCAAGATAATTTCTTTCTCTTTGGTGCCACAGCTGATGAAGTTCCCGGGTTGCGTAAAGAAAGAGAGCAAGGACTG TTTAAGCCAGATCCACGATTTGAAGAGGCCAAACAGTTCATAAAATCTGGAGCATTTGGAAGCTACGATTATAGTCCACTGCTCGACTCACTCGAGGGGAACTCTGGCTTTGGCCGTGGTGATTATTTCCTTGTCGGCTATGACTTCCCCAGCTACATGGACGCCCAGGCAAGGGTGGATGAAGCTTACAA GGACAGAAAGAAATGGACAAAGATGTCGATACTTAGCACTGCAGGAAGTGGTAAGTTTAGCAGCGACCGAACCATTGGCCAATATGCAAAGGAGATATGGAAGATAGACGAGTGTCGGTTGCCTTGA
- the LOC121787661 gene encoding protein OCTOPUS-like yields MTIRPDSRARIRTRAAARATRRLSPCYRHPDDPITGGICASCLRERLSGLDAAATVPISSSPELRRSRSVVSTSRCEASSGGLSERRRNSCDVLSSGGSLANLFDVDDLKSGSESETKVESKNVGLSRVTYTVIELEKKNRDRIRASDDGFGGLNAGCADSDEDGEEGEFKSMKEYIDLEFGNKSKKSKDLRDIAGNIFGAASVFSKKLRKWRQRNSKVKEDKNNGVVAGNDGESKQFGDARKLGENHSEIVGRRSCDIEPRFSVDGGRISFEEPRASWDGYMIARTIPRLAPMFSVVENGILGNAGRFENHRLSVDGPMHSIIEDESSSGASGSGHSNSDSSRLSSFDRSSSVRSFGKKGIRSEDHGVSSPANVKLVITEKELKDWHLSSGRDDELEKLGSVSRSGGGEGSGNMNVSAKKSVRWRKVCTVLGFRNRNRENVGETLSEDAADPSSDAAREKQAEEASELLRDVGDWKLARSSSVATSRKSCDAPGSYYARRRSVDNAVGFTLSEKGDFKLERNRSTKFPSVDLDNGVTPFYMTPLRSMRNSKSGTFKFQNSHSIAGNLLRLN; encoded by the coding sequence ATGACAATCCGACCCGATTCCCGAGCTCGGATCCGAACCCGCGCCGCCGCACGAGCCACCCGACGCCTCTCCCCCTGCTACCGCCACCCCGACGATCCAATCACCGGCGGAATCTGCGCATCCTGCCTCCGTGAGCGCCTCTCCGGCCTCGACGCCGCCGCCACTGTCCCCATCTCCAGCTCGCCGGAGCTCCGCCGCAGCAGGTCAGTGGTTTCTACTTCCAGATGCGAAGCCTCCTCCGGCGGCCTTAGCGAGCGGAGGCGCAATTCGTGCGATGTGCTTTCCTCTGGGGGCTCGCTGGCTAATCTGTTCGATGTGGACGATCTGAAGAGCGGATCGGAGAGTGAGACGAAGGTTGAATCGAAGAATGTAGGGCTATCAAGGGTCACTTACACTGTGATCGAGCTGGAGAAGAAGAATCGGGACCGGATTAGGGCTTCTGATGATGGATTTGGGGGTTTGAATGCCGGTTGTGCTGATAGTGATGAGGATGGTGAAGAAGGGGAATTTAAGTCGATGAAAGAGTATATAGATCTCGAATTTGGGAATAAGAGTAAGAAAAGTAAGGATTTGAGAGATATTGCAGGGAATATCTTTGGAGCAGCATCGGTTTTCAGTAAGAAACTACGGAAGTGGAGGCAAAGGAATAGCAAGGTAAAGGAGGATAAAAACAATGGTGTTGTTGCTGGCAATGATGGGGAGAGTAAGCAGTTTGGTGATGCGCGAAAATTGGGGGAAAATCACAGTGAGATTGTGGGGAGAAGATCGTGTGACATAGAGCCGAGGTTTTCAGTTGATGGTGGTCGGATTTCGTTTGAGGAGCCGAGAGCTTCGTGGGATGGGTATATGATAGCAAGAACAATCCCGAGGCTCGCTCCAATGTTCTCTGTTGTTGAGAATGGAATCTTGGGGAATGCTGGCAGGTTTGAGAATCACAGATTGTCAGTTGATGGGCCGATGCATTCGATTATAGAGGACGAGAGTAGCTCTGGAGCTTCGGGTTCTGGCCACTCGAATTCAGATTCCTCAAGGCTCAGTAGCTTTGATCGGTCTAGCTCTGTTAGGAGCTTCGGAAAGAAAGGGATACGTTCGGAGGATCATGGGGTTTCGTCCCCTGCAAACGTGAAGTTGGTGATCACGGAGAAGGAGTTGAAAGATTGGCATTTGAGTTCGGGTAGAGATGATGAGCTAGAAAAGCTTGGATCTGTATCAAGAAGTGGTGGTGGTGAAGGTTCTGGTAACATGAATGTGTCAGCGAAGAAATCCGTTAGGTGGCGTAAAGTTTGCACTGTGCTAGGCTTCAGAAACAGGAATCGCGAGAATGTGGGCGAGACCTTAAGCGAAGATGCCGCAGACCCTTCCTCGGATGCTGCTCGTGAGAAGCAAGCAGAGGAGGCTAGTGAGCTTCTTAGAGATGTTGGTGATTGGAAGCTCGCACGAAGCAGTAGTGTTGCAACTTCGAGAAAGTCATGTGATGCCCCCGGATCATATTATGCAAGGAGGAGGAGTGTCGACAATGCAGTTGGATTCACTCTCAGTGAGAAGGGGGATTTCAAGCTGGAAAGAAACAGGAGCACGAAGTTCCCGTCTGTTGATCTTGACAACGGTGTTACACCATTCTACATGACACCATTGCGGAGCATGAGGAATAGCAAGTCTGGGACGTTCAAATTCCAGAACTCACACTCCATTGCTGGGAATCTCTTGCGATTGAACTGA
- the LOC121786324 gene encoding AT-rich interactive domain-containing protein 2-like, with translation MKLSKTPNNQRINRKQPIDWISFITDDHAKLAIPVGPRFQVDITPWNPLSSKTHLIIGDTESDDETKWLGTPMWPLKGRSQITPQNMVGRGRPQNCMCVFPGSIECVRQHVSAKRLQLKAELGPAFWKWRFDVMGDDVSKVWNKEEQRKFDDVVKMNVTSSDTSFVKVASQCFARHSKRSIVSYYLNVYIPRRISAQTRSGCNYVDTDDDVDDDDDDDDDDNDAMMIKRLRADFTYSARKRLASYRSLKEMVILYSSYTSFIHENRGMSFNNLG, from the exons ATGAAGTTGTCGAAGACCCCAAATAATCAAAGGATTAATAGAAAACAGCCAATAGATTGGATTTCCTTCATCACTGATGATCATGCTAAGTTAGCGATTCCGGTTGGACCTCGTTTCCAAGTAGACATTACACCTTGGAATCCCTTGTCTTCCAAGACTCACCTAATTATTGGTGACACAGAGTCTGACGATGAAACTAAGTGGTTAGGCACTCCAATGTGGCCACTGAAAGGAAGAAGCCAAATTACGCCACAAAATATGGTCGGTAGAGGGAGACCGCAAAATTGTATGTGTGTGTTCCCAGGATCAATAGAGTGCGTTAGACAACATGTGTCAGCCAAAAGGCTCCAATTAAAGGCCGAACTTGGTCCCGCCTTTTGGAAATGGAGGTTTGATGTAATgggagatgatgtctccaaggTATGGAATAAGGAGGAACAAAGGAAATTTGATGATGTTGTCAAAATGAACGTTACATCTAGCGACACAAGCTTCGTGAAGGTAGCCTCACAATGTTTTGCGCGCCATAGCAAAAGAAGTATCGTTAGCTACTACTTGAACGTGTACATCCCAAGGCGAATAAGTGCTCAAACTAGGTCGGGTTGCAATTATGTTGACAcggatgatgatgttgatgatgatgatgatgatgatgatgacgacaacGACGCGATGATGATTAAGAGGTTACGTGCGGACTTCACTTATAGCGCCCGTAAGCGCTTGGCATCATATCG GTCATTGAAGGAAATGGTCATCTTATATTCCTCCTATACCTCTTTTATCCATGAAAATAgaggcatgagttttaataattTGGGATGA
- the LOC121786970 gene encoding secreted RxLR effector protein 161-like, with amino-acid sequence MDKIPLAVSIPLAQQFKLSTEQCPKTDSERREMDKIPYASIVGSIMYTMVCTRPDLSHAISVASRFMSNPGIELWHMLKWILRYLRGTTDHGIVFGTAKTDQKQVLIGFVLIGFCDSDYAVSIDTRKSQSGYVFCLYGSVVSWKSSLQSVVALSTTEAEYIALAEAVKESFWLKGILADFRVEQEAVEIRCDSSSAICLSKHQTFHERSKHVDVRLHFIRDEVNKGLVKVAKVSTKENATDMLTGTKPETYTSRC; translated from the coding sequence ATGGATAAAATTCCACTGGCTGTGAGCATTCCACTGGCTCAGCAGTTTAAGCTAAGCACAGAGCAGTGTCCAAAGACAGATTCAGAACGAAGGGAGATGGATAAAATTCCTTATGCCAGCATAGTAGGGAGCATAATGTATACTATGGTATGCACACGGCCAGATCTCAGCCATGCGATCAGTGTAGCTAGCAGGTTTATGTCAAATCCTGGGATTGAACTTTGGCATATGCTAAAATGGATTCTAAGGTATTTGAGAGGCACAACTGATCATGGCATTGTGTTTGGGACTGCAAAAACAGATCAGAAGCAGGTATTGATAGGCTTCGTATTGATAGGCTTCTGTGACTCAGACTATGCAGTAAGCATTGATACAAGAAAATCTCAATCTGGATATGTTTTCTGTCTTTATGGGAGTGTGGTAAGCTGGAAATCGAGTTTACAATCTGTTGTTGCGCTATCCACTACAGAGGCGGAGTATATTGCTCTAGCAGAGGCAGTTAAGGAAAGTTTTTGGCTCAAAGGAATTCTGGCCGACTTTAGAGTTGAGCAAGAGGCTGTGGAGATTAGGTGTGATAGTAGCAGTGCTATCTGCTTGTCCAAACACCAAACATTCCATGAGCGAAGTAAGCATGTGGATGTAAGGCTACATTTCATCAGAGATGAGGTGAATAAGGGGTTGGTTAAAGTTGCCAAAGTTTCTACAAAGGAGAACGCGACAGATATGCTCACAGGGACGAAACCAGAAACTTATACAAGCCGATGCTGA
- the LOC121785781 gene encoding probable anion transporter 4, chloroplastic, producing the protein MDTHSLSTLNPRLCSSSIARRRKPNHRSTPCYIGFSSAITPTQRLAPPSFNASAGGPALWRLKTGGSELNRLKSSSNDGQFLVGLDGSPEPSFVEFITSERVKVVAMLALALALCNADRVVMSVAIVPLSQSRGWGPSFSGVVQSSFLWGYLISPIAGGTLVDRYGGKVVMAWGVALWSLATFLTPWAAESSLLALLATRMLLGIAEGVALPCMNNMIARWFPQTERSRAVGLAMAGFQLGSAIGLTLSPILMSQAGIYGPFVIFGLFGFLWLLVWVSATSSSPNRSRQISKFELRYIQSTPSVPSISKSQAETSKGIPPFRRLLSKLPTWSLIVANAMHSWGFFVILSWMPIYFKTIFHVDLRHAAWFSAIPWSMMALTGYLAGVLSDMMIQRGISVTLTRKIMQSIGFFGPALALVCLTMARSPFIASAWLTVAVGLKAFSHCGFLVNLQEIAPQYSGVLHGMSNTGGTLAAIIGTVGAGFFVELVGSFRGFLLLTSFLYFSAAVFYNVFSTGERVNFDDETSA; encoded by the exons ATGGATACCCATTCTCTCTCTACACTCAACCCGCGCCTCTGCTCGAGCTCAATTGCTCGCCGCCGGAAACCTAACCACCGCAGTACACCCTGCTACATCGGATTTTCTTCGGCAATCACGCCAACGCAACGCCTCGCGCCGCCGTCATTCAATGCTTCAGCCGGCGGACCAGCTCTCTGGCGGCTCAAAACCGGTGGTTCGGAGCTGAATCGATTGAAATCGTCATCGAATGACGGTCAATTTCTCGTTGGTTTGGATGGTTCGCCGGAACCGAGTTTTGTGGAGTTCATCACTTCGGAGAGGGTGAAGGTAGTGGCCATGCTTGCGCTCGCTCTGGCGCTCTGCAACGCCGATCGCGTCGTGATGTCGGTGGCTATAGTTCCGCTTTCTCAGTCGCGCGGTTGGGGACCGTCTTTCTCCGGTGTTGTTCAG TCATCCTTTCTATGGGGATATCTCATATCACCTATAGCTGGAGGGACTCTGGTGGATCGTTATGGTGGTAAGGTGGTCATGGCTTGGGGGGTAGCTTTGTGGTCTCTGGCTACCTTCCTTACTCCTTGGGCAGCGGAATCATCTTTATTGGCTCTACTTGCAACACGGATGCTGCTCGGTATTGCAGAAGGCGTAGCCCTTCCTTGCATGAATAATATGATAGCAAG ATGGTTTCCTCAAACTGAAAGGTCAAGGGCTGTGGGACTTGCAATGGCAGGATTTCAGCTTGGAAGTGCTATTGGGCTCACACTTTCACCAATTCTCATGTCACAGGCAGGCATATATGGTCCATTTGTGATATTTGGATTGTTTGGATTTCTCTGGCTTTTAGTTTGGGTATCAGCAACCTCAAGCTCTCCTAACCGAAGTCGTCAAATATCTAAGTTTGAACTAAGATACATACAGAGCACGCCATCAGTACCCTCTATATCGAAAAGCCAAGCTGAAACAAGTAAAGGCATTCCTCCTTTCAGACGTTTGCTCTCTAAGCTACCCACTTGGTCACTAATTGTTGCAAATGCTATGCATAGCTGG GGATTTTTTGTTATACTTTCATGGATGCCAATCTACTTCAAGACG ATATTTCATGTTGACCTCAGACATGCTGCATGGTTTAGTGCTATTCCATGGAGTATGATGGCTCTCACAGGCTACCTTGCTGGTGTTTTATCAGATATGATGATTCAACGAGGCATTAGTGTCACTTTGACGCGCAAAATTATGCAG TCAATTGGGTTTTTTGGTCCTGCCTTGGCTCTTGTTTGTTTAACAATGGCAAGAAGCCCATTCATAGCATCTGCTTGGCTAACTGTAGCTGTTGGGCTCAAAGCATTTAGTCACTGTGGATTCCTTGTTAACCTTCAG GAAATTGCCCCACAATACTCTGGTGTCCTGCATG GCATGTCTAACACTGGTGGAACCCTTGCTGCTATAATTGGAACAGTTGGTGCTGGGTTTTTTGTGGAATTAGTCGGCTCCTTCAGAGGATTTTTACTCCTCACATCATTCCTGTATTTCTCTGCAGCAGTATTCTACAATGTCTTCTCTACTGGAGAAAGGGTCAATTTTGATGATGAAACTTCTGCTTAG